The genomic DNA CCGATTGGAGAAACTGAGCAGCAGCCTCTTAAGAAATTGTGCATTTACATTTAGAAGGTCAAAGTCGTTCGAAGTACGTGCTTTCATAAGTTCAGGTATTGACATCCGAAGCTTCAGCATCATTTTATTAGATAAAAAACTAAGTGGACATTTAGTTTCGGGGATAGAGTTTATTTCATCAAATATTGAtaaaatagttgaaaaaatttattattaaaaaattaattgtaataatttattattaattgtcCTATGCATGCCTATTAAGGGTTagaaatattttgatattgTCCAATTTGTGGGGCTCGAATTTGTGTTGGTACTCCTtgtaaagtaatttttttttttttgggtctaaCGAATGCGCAACACttatccaaaaagaaaaatattgacCGCTCTAAGACAATACCTCCCTTGTGGCTGCGTGACCAATGGTTTTCGACTCATATAACTATCATAGTGTGATTATTGTCTTAACTCATAAGGATAACCACAACATAATTGACTGTTGTGCAAGAAAAGTACGAAAATTTTACaagtattaataatataaaaaataaactttaGGTGATAATCCAGCAAAAGGCCAAATCGTGGACTTTCTAGAAAGGAAAtctgggaaaaaaataatataagagCGAACTCCTAaagtaatataataatatagttGAAAAGAGAGTACCACGACTTTGTTTGGTAAGGAAGCAATATGGCCCTTGAATCCTGGGTCGCAGGCTTCGAAATGCCAAGCACCAACCAAACACGAGTTGCTGTCCGATCCTTAAATCTTGCTAAAGGATTATAATTAAGGTTAGAGAGGATCCTtctaattgattaattaatagaccaacttgtcTAGTTACATGTGACAATATCCTACCACACATTCCATTACACGCCCAACTCTTTCGTGGTGACGAAGTTTTTGTGTGAATCCCTTAAAACCTCGAGCAAAAAATATCTTGTGCTCTGCAGGTGACCGAGATTGGATCGAGTGCAATGCAAGAGAAGATCGCCGGGGAAAATTATCGAGGACTCTTCTGTTTTTCTAGAGAGGTGTAAGAGAGGAGtactccgtttggtttcgcaatcgaattttaaaattttaactccaattttaactctactcactacacaacaaaaatcaattcttcaaagtaaaaaaagtgAGACTCATacattaattcatatatacctccattatactcaattcaatttttaatactaaattctctcaactattcattattttttcacattttttcttataattcaataacacaatcattacaattcaattaaaattaaaattcaactcaactgtAAAACTAAACAAACCTGTCGTGGATAACAAGGAAAAGCAATAGGCTGCCGAAAGCGTCAAAGGTGAGCCAAACAAATAACGAGGAAGAGAATATGATATCTCCTTAAAAGTGGAAAAGTTACTGAGTGCTTACATAGTCGACGACCGAGAATAAATCGTCGGGTGCTTTAGGACAACGATGAAAATCTTATCTTGAAATCatgaaataatgaaatttcTCAGAAGTTGCAGTATTCATTTCACTTTTACATGAATGACGAATGAAATTAACAATTAAGCATATTATTCATGTCTTATTGCTAATCAACTTGTTTACGCGTGTGCAAAATCTTAGAATTGTTTGGGATGTAAAATTGTaatggaaaagaatgaaatGAATTTCGTATAATAAAATGTACTTATATTGAAAGAAAAGTAGAGAATATTaagaattatatttaattagatgAACTAATATTACATGCtatcattttatatattatatttttttaaaaatatatatatatatatatatatatatatatataaacctgGCAAAAATGATGGAATAAGTATTTTGTAAAgcttttaaaagaaaatatcattCTATCAAGTTAAATAGAAAATATCCTTcaagttaaataaaaaatgtcctTTAAATggaatgcttttttttttttttgtaaatctTGATATCTGAAAGCCTAATTGAATCATGACTAATCCAATTAAGAAAGATCGAgccactaagaggtaaaactctctcagcatgaattttgtacatttatgaGAACTCGAATCCGAAACCAACATTGAACCACTTGAACCATCTCATGTTGATTGGAATGCTTTTTTTAACCCATGAGAATATCTCCATatagtataagaaaaaaagaaaagtgcgcatacaaaaaaaaaatgaaatgaatggaatCTCCGTTTCATTTTATTCCGTTCTATTCTGGTATACCAAATGGGATCCGATAGCGTCCATCCTTACCACTAtaatttctctctctagagAGGATTGTCGATCCGAGAAACCGTGACCCTGCTCCATATTCCAACACTACACGAGCTCCATAATGAGAGGTAGAAATTAGTAAGAGAAGCCAGCATTTTGTATATCAACATCATATCACCGAACTAGGCCGAAACCTCTGGACACATTATAGAAGCAGAGTATATAACCCCGCTTCTTCTCCGAGGCCCGAGAGAAGCACGTACATTTAAAAACCAATGCCTAGTTCATGCATTACTCAATAAGCTTTTACACGGTTAATGTACACAGGCTCCGGCAAATTATCCCGATTTCTTATGTCCCAAGTTTTCCTTCAGATGCTTGAGCTTGTTTTTGACCCGCACAGGCAACTCCCCTGAGTTCTCGTTGTCGTTGTTGGAATCCTCTGACCTCTTCCTCTGTATAATATCATGGGGCATGGGATGGAAACGAGTCTGGAAGGCCCGGTAGGAGAAATAAGGCAACAGGGTGGAGACGACCACCAGGAGGGTTGAGAGCCAGTAGAGCAAGCTGGGGGCACAGGCCTCCACGAAGACCATGTAAGCGGTCGTCGATATGGTCGGGGTGAGGAAGCCATACACTACCAAAAAAAGGTACCAGAAAACGATGCTTCCCCAGATGAAAACATGCTGGATCCAGGTGAAGTAGTTTATGGAGAGGGCCATCTGGCAGTTCACTGCCCAGACTACGCAGGTGTACATCGTGACCCCGAGGATCTCATAGTCAGCCAACTGCCCTTCAGGCCGGAACGCCTGCCCAATGATTGCGTTGGTTGTgcagaagaagatgatgatggagCTTCCAACACCATTGGACATCCACCCGAGAATCCGGGGCCAGTTGAAGAGGACGTTTTGCATTCCCTCCTGGTATAGCAAAGGATACTGCACCCACGAAAACAGAGTCGCCAAATTTATAAACAGACTGGACTAGCTGATGGACCGCACAGGCTGATCTGACGTCTGGCCATGACCCGTTGAACCGGTTTTTCTTTGCCAGAACAATCCAATTGCattcatattttaaaagtgactgttaattttttttttttttcaccaaTTTAACCTGGTCAGACCCGCTAGACCCTGATTGAACCAATGGACGCACATATGCATAGCTCAGCCAGTATGCAGCGTGGCCCAGTTCTGAAAACTATGGAAATCGTTTATTTCGGAAACAAATGGTCTCGCCAAATATCTAAGCATAACAACTTACCTTTAGGCACAGTCGGGCAGAAACGTCCTGATCGAAAACTCCAAGAGCGATAACAGGGAGTGAAGTGAAGAATACATTATAGAAGGACATGTACCAGTCGTTGTAAGCAGGCTGGCCGGAGAATGAAGCGTAGGCCTCAAACCAGAACAGAGTGAACCCAAATGTAATGTTCTTGTAGAAGAAATAGCAAATCTACATCACAAAAGGACAACAGCCGTCAATTAAATATCTTACCTATAAACTCCAAATTAGTagaagaaatattaaattgcTCTCTGACTTTACCATCATAGATATTCGCCTGTAACACCAATGACCATGGACCAGAAGAAGACGCTCAAGAAATCGGAATTGGGCTATCGCAAAATCACTCGCCATGACTGCCTGTAAAGTGCCATCAAAGGTCCACGATCAGATGAATAATCCCCGAAAAGATTTGACAAGGAAAAATCACTGAAAAGAGAGACAAATGGAAAATTTTGCCTAATAAATCCGAGTTCTTGCATCCTCAACAAGCAGAGGAAAATTCACCACAATCCCTGGGATCCATGGGATAACGGGGAGTCGATGGACCCTAGGATTGGTTGTCCATGGAGCCTTCATCATCTATGTaaagaaaatgcaagagaaaaagaaaaggcagaTGAAATTGAACGCACCTGCATTCCTTCCACGCCGCTAATCCCGACTCCTATATCAGCTTCTTGAAGCATGCTGACATCATTTGCACCATCTCCAATTGATAATGTTGTTCTACCAATTTTCACCTTTACCATTCTCGTGACCTGCATTTCTCCTATATATCTATCAGATCATAAGCATTGCAGAGAAATTAGGACATAACAATATCGGGACAAGAGAACAGTGAGACGCAATACTTACAAGAGCTTTCTGTTTGGGCGAAGACCGACAGCATATAACAGAAGCACACTTAACAGCAAGGTCGAGAAAGGAGTCCTCCAAATCTTTCTTGAGAGCAAAGTTTAGGGACCTGCCATCAATTATCAGACCAAATGACCCAGTCTTCTCCTTGGCTGATAGAGACTTCCCTTCATGTATTTGTTTCCTCACGCTCTCCAGTGAAGCCTAAGATTTTAACCGACTCTTACAGGTTAACAAGAAAAATACAAGAATTCCTCACGTGGCATAAACTGCAAATCTTCTACCTTTGCGAGGGCATCTCTATCCCCCTGTTTCTCAAGAGCTTCAATCTCCGGTGAGTCTAGAGTGATTGTGATCAGTCTCATTCCTTTTCGTAATAATTTACAGGCATAGCTGCAAGAAGTGAATACGATCAGTCTGCAGGGATGCCTGATGTAGAAAATGGAATCTTACCCCCACCAAAGAGAAAATGGCTTACCCAATATTAACAGCGGTTTCCAACTTGTCCCCAGTCAACACCCATATCTTAATCCCGCCCTCTGAAAGTTTTTCCATACATTCAGGCACCTGGCATTGAGATATCAACATTAACTCCAGATCATTTTTTGGTACCCAGCCGATCAAACTGGATCTCGGAAGAGTACATTTCCCAGCTAATTCTCACTTTGAACCAGTCACTCTTTTCttgaatttataataaaataatttttttgtatcaTTTTTGCGATCCAGTTGTACCCATTGAACCCTAGGTTGACCCATGAATACAATATTTCACCCGGTTTGACATCCGCTCGGTTATGAAAACTATAACTCGAATAACCATCACAACTCCGCCAGACATATAGATATACCAGGAAAGAGATATTTACCCCCTCCTGCAGCTTGTCCTCAACAGCTGTAGCGCCAAGAAGGTTCAAGTCCCTCTCGATCTTGTCTGCGGCTGCATCAATCAGAGCATCTCGGTCTGCGGACACTGCGGTTTTGGCCTTTACAAACTCGTCCTCCCATATCCTATACTCATCTTCCCCAAGCTCACGGTATGCAATAACAAGAGTTCGAAGGCCCGCTTCAGAATACTTGTTGATGTGATCCCTAGTCTCGGCCAAGAAACTTCTGCCCTCCTTTGAAAGCCTCTCCAACATTACACTGATTTATACAGAACATAAAAACTTTAAACATCAGCATGCAAATAGGGATATATTTCTTGTctcaaaaaacaaagaaaattttggGGAAGAACGGAAAGTTTTCTGGAGTGCAGTTGAAAAGACATGCTGCATGTCTGAAAGAGAAAAATGGGAGAATTTGGAAATATTTCCTACTTCTTAAGAATCAGATAAATCTTAAGTCATACACTGACTTGAAACTTACCTGTCTGCACCCTTGGAAAGGAGCAGCAATCGACCTTCTTCGCTCCTAACGATGACCGACATTCTTTTACGCGAGCCGCTGAACTCAAGAATATGAAGAAGTTCATAGTTTCTGCAAGAGGAGGGATTAAATAGTGAAAACTAAAAGCAGCATCATTTAATCGAAAGGGCCAGGTAGACGAAATAGATGCGGACCTTAACAAATCAGTTTAAATGAACTTTTTTGTGCAATTGCACATTGCATCGGCTGCTACTTTGGTTCTTGAAAACTGACAGAACTTTTAATCTCTACATTTCGTTGAACAATAAGAAAACTAAAGAATAAAAGGTGTCAAATTACACCTCACAAGACATGTGGGATCCCTACTGGAATGCAATCTAACATATACTCTATAACTTTCCAAgacgaggaaaaaaaaaattgcaaacaGCT from Punica granatum isolate Tunisia-2019 chromosome 2, ASM765513v2, whole genome shotgun sequence includes the following:
- the LOC116195914 gene encoding probable phospholipid-transporting ATPase 8 isoform X1, with the translated sequence MTRRKIHWSKLYSFSCIPHRREPRHDQVGQRGYSRVVHCNDPDNPEAVQLNYRGNYVSTTKYTATNFIPKSLFEQFRRVANVYFLVVACVSFSPLAPYTALSVLAPLIVVIGATMAKEAVEDWRRRKQDIESNNREAEVYGKDHCFHETRWKKLHVGDLVRVHKDEYFPADLFLISSSYEDGICYVETMNLDGEMNLKLKQSLEVTSSICDESSLKEFKAVIRCEDPNENLYSFVGNLHYGGKEYSLSLKQILLRDSKLKNTDYIHGVVVFTGHDTKVMQNSTDPPSKRSKIERRMDKIIYILFTTLITISFVGSFFFGIETRKDLSDGKYRRWYLRPDDTTVFYDPGRAPLAAFFHFLTGLMLYGYLIPISLYVSIEIVKVLQSIFINQDMDMYHAETDRPARARTSNLNEELGQIDTILSDKTGTLTCNSMEFVKCSIAGVAYGRGETQVEREIAGRKKEPAAESSEISSGESSDDKDVDTSYPSGRHIKGFNFHDKRIMNGRWVNEPNHDVIQKFFWVLAICHTVIPDVDQESGEIHYEAESPDEASFVIAARELGFEFFERKQTTISLHELDFESGTKVDRNYELLHILEFSGSRKRMSVIVRSEEGRLLLLSKGADSVMLERLSKEGRSFLAETRDHINKYSEAGLRTLVIAYRELGEDEYRIWEDEFVKAKTAVSADRDALIDAAADKIERDLNLLGATAVEDKLQEGVPECMEKLSEGGIKIWVLTGDKLETAVNIGYACKLLRKGMRLITITLDSPEIEALEKQGDRDALAKASLESVRKQIHEGKSLSAKEKTGSFGLIIDGRSLNFALKKDLEDSFLDLAVKCASVICCRSSPKQKALVTRMVKVKIGRTTLSIGDGANDVSMLQEADIGVGISGVEGMQAVMASDFAIAQFRFLERLLLVHGHWCYRRISMMICYFFYKNITFGFTLFWFEAYASFSGQPAYNDWYMSFYNVFFTSLPVIALGVFDQDVSARLCLKYPLLYQEGMQNVLFNWPRILGWMSNGVGSSIIIFFCTTNAIIGQAFRPEGQLADYEILGVTMYTCVVWAVNCQMALSINYFTWIQHVFIWGSIVFWYLFLVVYGFLTPTISTTAYMVFVEACAPSLLYWLSTLLVVVSTLLPYFSYRAFQTRFHPMPHDIIQRKRSEDSNNDNENSGELPVRVKNKLKHLKENLGHKKSG